One part of the Deinococcota bacterium genome encodes these proteins:
- a CDS encoding competence/damage-inducible protein A, whose amino-acid sequence MQAELISVGTELLLGEIIDTNSAWLAQDLAQLGADVYWSLRVGDNLERLTRTLEQALARSDLVVLCGGLGPTDDDLTREAVARVLGETPAVEPALEAQLRRLFTRFSRAMPEKNLKQAWLIPSAESLANPNGTAPGWYVRKRMAGKERILVALPGPPKELVPMWLNEVRPRLPIAKSALFIHLFKTYGLGESLLAERLGELTLGANPSAATYAKRDGVHLRVAAKAETTEAARVLAGPVVARVREALAGHVWGENEDTLPEVIRHKLAAAQRTVATMESLTGGSVGAELSSVPGASAVYAGGVVAYTAQAKRAFGVSERVLEASGSISEEAALAMAEASARQLGADYGLATTGVAGPKSSEGKEVGQVHLAVASPEGHRVKTLHLPALSRDMIRERATFAALALLWSVL is encoded by the coding sequence ATGCAAGCGGAACTGATCAGCGTCGGCACCGAACTTCTCCTCGGCGAAATTATCGACACCAACAGCGCCTGGCTCGCCCAAGACCTGGCGCAGTTGGGCGCCGACGTCTACTGGTCGCTGCGCGTAGGCGACAACCTGGAGAGGCTCACGCGCACCCTCGAGCAGGCCCTCGCCCGCAGCGACCTGGTCGTGCTCTGTGGCGGTTTGGGTCCCACCGACGACGACCTCACCCGCGAGGCCGTCGCCCGGGTGCTCGGCGAGACGCCGGCGGTAGAGCCGGCGCTCGAGGCCCAGCTGCGCAGGCTCTTCACCAGGTTCAGCCGGGCCATGCCCGAAAAGAACCTCAAGCAGGCCTGGCTTATCCCCTCCGCCGAGAGCCTCGCCAATCCCAACGGCACCGCGCCCGGCTGGTACGTCCGCAAAAGGATGGCGGGCAAGGAGCGGATCCTCGTGGCCCTGCCGGGTCCACCCAAGGAGCTTGTGCCGATGTGGCTGAACGAGGTGCGGCCGCGGCTGCCCATCGCCAAGTCGGCGCTGTTCATCCACCTCTTCAAGACCTACGGCTTAGGTGAGTCGCTGCTCGCCGAAAGGCTGGGCGAGCTCACCCTGGGCGCCAACCCGAGCGCCGCTACTTACGCCAAGCGCGATGGCGTCCACCTCCGCGTCGCCGCCAAGGCCGAGACGACGGAGGCGGCCAGGGTGCTGGCCGGGCCCGTCGTGGCGAGGGTGCGCGAGGCCCTGGCGGGGCACGTCTGGGGAGAGAACGAGGACACGCTGCCCGAGGTCATCCGCCACAAGCTGGCGGCCGCCCAGAGGACCGTCGCCACCATGGAGTCCCTGACGGGCGGAAGCGTGGGCGCCGAGCTCTCTTCGGTGCCGGGCGCGTCAGCGGTCTATGCGGGCGGCGTGGTAGCATACACGGCGCAGGCGAAGAGGGCTTTCGGCGTCAGCGAGCGCGTGCTCGAGGCGTCCGGCAGCATCTCGGAAGAGGCTGCGCTGGCGATGGCGGAAGCGAGTGCTCGGCAGCTAGGAGCCGATTACGGGCTCGCCACCACCGGGGTGGCGGGACCCAAGAGCAGTGAAGGCAAAGAGGTCGGTCAGGTTCACCTGGCCGTGGCCTCCCCCGAGGGTCACCGCGTGAAGACCCTGCACCTGCCCGCGCTGAGCCGGGACATGATTAGAGAGAGAGCCACCTTCGCGGCGCTCGCGCTCTTGTGGTCCGTACTCTAG